A part of Vigna radiata var. radiata cultivar VC1973A chromosome 11, Vradiata_ver6, whole genome shotgun sequence genomic DNA contains:
- the LOC106777098 gene encoding uncharacterized protein LOC106777098, with amino-acid sequence MASGWMKSLQCKSRAYEDVYHQNSKYLIPSSSCRKSVQNIKDVVVDTTKPRPKSKPKPRPEKPLQKHPSSRYPPSAAKPDFETTINRSRSVTATATRHADPRLPSLTELTEGHPSRNVVEIIFHTSWGPKPFSGRVEMIFKVHNGPRTVSRFEEYRETVKGRAGTGTGPAHDYEENARCVADGNEVMRFHCLGPTSSGAPYGGACALSFPGGKGSAICTFAGSGDAHESSGGGRGRRAMLVCRVVAGRVSKQNGFMESLLDGRVGFDSVSGDNGELLVFDSRAVLPCFLIIYKL; translated from the coding sequence ATGGCGAGTGGGTGGATGAAGTCATTGCAGTGCAAGTCAAGAGCTTACGAAGACGTCTACCACCAAAATTCTAAATACCTCATTCCCAGTTCAAGTTGTAGAAAGAGCGTTCAAAACATCAAAGACGTCGTCGTCGACACCACCAAGCCCAGGCCCAAATCCAAGCCCAAACCCAGGCCCGAAAAGCCTCTCCAGAAACACCCCAGCTCCAGATACCCTCCATCCGCAGCAAAGCCCGATTTTGAAACCACTATCAACCGCTCCCGAAGCGTCACTGCCACCGCCACGCGCCACGCCGACCCTCGCTTACCTTCTCTCACCGAACTCACCGAGGGGCATCCTTCGCGGAACGTGGTGGAGATAATCTTTCACACCAGCTGGGGGCCCAAGCCCTTCTCGGGCCGTGTCGAGATGATATTTAAGGTCCACAACGGCCCGCGAACGGTTTCCCGCTTCGAGGAGTATCGGGAGACGGTGAAGGGCCGGGCGGGAACCGGGACTGGGCCTGCCCATGACTACGAGGAGAATGCAAGATGCGTTGCGGACGGGAATGAGGTCATGAGGTTTCACTGCTTGGGCCCCACATCCAGCGGCGCCCCCTACGGCGGAGCTTGCGCGTTGTCCTTCCCCGGCGGTAAGGGCTCGGCTATTTGCACATTCGCCGGCAGCGGCGACGCCCATGAAAGCTCGGGCGGAGGTAGAGGCAGGAGGGCAATGCTTGTGTGTCGGGTCGTAGCGGGTCGGGTCTCCAAGCAAAATGGGTTCATGGAATCGTTGTTGGATGGACGAGTTGGGTTCGACTCGGTCAGTGGGGACAACGGCGAGTTATTAGTGTTTGACTCGCGCGCTGTGTTGCCCTGTTTTCTTATcatttataaattgtaa